GATAAACCGCAGGGCGGGGCGAAAGATTTCGCGAGCTAGCGGTTTTGAATAGCCGCAAATATTGTCGGCCGGTCATGATGGGACTCATCATCCTTGTCTAGCCGACGATGTTGTAACGAACATGCTGAGAGCACAGAAACGGTTGATGTAGTACTTTAAAAGAAGCTTCTATCCGGTAGCATAGCTGTAGAATTCTGCATTCGAAACTGCGCAGCAGATTGTTCTAAAGACTTTACCATCCCAGTAAAATTTCCTATTTCGCCAAAATTGGTGTTGGCCGAAATTTTCAGCTTAGTACCATCAAACATTTTAAAAATCAGCCAATGAACACCTTTTGTTACCATATAACGGTAAGATGCCACTTTGGTAAATAAAACAGCATTCGCTTCCGTATTAGCCAGATTTTGCACTGTCAATTGGTCGGATTCTACCGAAACAAGTGCTGGGTATACCATCCGTTTTTTCAACAATCGAAACGCACTATAACCACTCCCAAACGCCACGGCCAAGCACCACAAAAACTGCCATTCATCGCCATGAATCAAATTTGTACCGACGAAATCGATAGCCACTGTAAGTAGAAACGCTCCTAAAATAATCAACCAGCCAGACTTGGTGCGATTACTTAATTTCAACTCGAATTGCTCTTCCATTTCGGTTGCTCAAAAGCTATTTATCCACCCCGGCCCCAAACAGCGCAAAGTCGTACTTCACCGGGTCCAGCGGGTCCAATTCGCGCAGGTTCGCGGTGAGTTCTTCGGCGGCTTCCCAGTCCACGAGCTTGCGGGTGAGCAGGCCCAGGGGGCGGGCCTGGCGCTCGACGTGCAGGTCGATGGGCATGATGAGGTCGGCGGGCGAGAGGCGCGTCCAGAGGCCGAAATCGACGCCGCGGTCGTCGCGGCGAACCAGCCAGCGCAGGTACATGTTCACGCGCTTGCAGGCCGACTTGCGGGCCGGCGTGGCTACGTGCTTGCGGGTGCGGGCCGGCGCATCGGGCAGGCTGAAGAAGCGGTTGTGGAAGTTCATCAGCCGCTCGCGCTGGGTGGCTCCGATGAGAAACGCCGTTTCCAGCGTGTCGTGCTGGCCGTACCAATCGCGCAGGAAGTGCACGAAGTACAGCAAGTCGGTGTCGCAAAACGTGCGGTGGCAGAAGCCGAGCAGCTTCTTCAGGTCCTCGTCGTGGTGCTGCGTCACGAACTGGTACGGCGCGTCGTCCATGCGGCGCAGCAGCTCGTTGCACTTGTTGATGATGGTGGGCCGCTGCCCCCAGGCCAGCAGCGCGGCAAATAGGGCCGCGATTTCCACGTCCTGCCGCTGGGTGAAGCGGTGCGGGATCTGAATCGGATCGTTCTGGATGAATTCCGGCCGGTTGTAACGGTCGTATTGGGCATCGAGTTGGTGCCGCAAGTGGGCCAGGTTTTTCAAAGCAGGGGCCCCAGCGGGGTGGGTAATTGAAAAGAAAGGAATAATGAGTCACGCCGATGCACGGACCAGGAAGCCGGCAGGGCCCCAAGGCACTCTATCGGCCTCCTGATCCGTGCACCGGGTAGTCGGCGAAAAGCCAGCCGCCCAGCCCGGGGCCCTGGCCGCTCAGGCTTCGGCCTGCGGCACTTGGTGCTGGGTGAGCAGGGCGGCTACGGCGGTGGGCGGGGTGGCGGCGGGCAGGCGGCGCAGGTCGAGGTAGTAGCAGGCGGCCTCGGTGGGGTACAGCAGCAGCCAATCGGGCCGCACCCACACGGCGCGGCGCAGGCTGGCCCACGGCACTTCGAAGTGCCCCAACGCGCTACGGCCGCACAGCGCGGCAGCGGTCAACTCGTAGTCGATGGGCGTGTGCATGGCCTCGCTGCCATTATAAGTGCGCCGCAGCAGGCGCCGCACCAGCAGCGGCCGCGCCGCGCCGTAGGCCAGGCCCACGGCCAGCAGCACCGGCGACGACCACGCGAAGGCCCCGTCGGGGGCCCGGCCCAGCAGCTGGCCCCCCACGCTGACGGCCAGCAGCGCCAGCGCCACGCCTAGTAGCCAATGGTTGCGCCGGGTGGCGGGCGAGTGCCACCACAGCCGCAGGTTCACGGCCACATACTCATCGGCCGAAGCCAGGACGCCGGATACTTGCGCAGGAAAGGCTTGGTTGCTCACCCCGGGGCCCTACGGAACGTAGCTGGTTTCCACACGGAAGCGCTGGTCGGTAGTGCCCAGCTTCTGCACGGCCCGGGGCGAAAGGCGCACCAGAATGTTGTTGTTCTCGCCGGTGTCGGGCAGCTTGCCGATAACACGCACGTATACCGACTGCCCGTTCATGCTGTTTTTTACCTGCATGATGGTGCCGACGGGGGCTGTTTTATGCAGGGCCAAGTACTTGTCGGTGCCGTTGTTGTCGATGCCGGCGGCCATGCCGCTGTCCGTTACGCGGCCCGCCAACTCGCTGGCCCGGGTGGGGGCCCGCTCGGTGGGGCGGTCAATTTCTTTGGGCGCTTCCTTATCGGCTAGCGTGGCGGGCGTTACGGTAGCTACCTGGGCGGGCTTGTCGGGCACGGGGGCCACGGTGGGCGCAGGCGTTTTAAGGGGCGGCGCGGCCAGGGCGGGCGCGGCGGCGGCTACGGCCGGGGCCCCCAGCAGCAGCTGCTGGCCCACGCGCACCCGGCCGTTGGCGGGCAGGCTGTTGAGCTTGATCAGCTCGTCGGGCGTAAGTTGAAAGCGGCGGGCGATGGCAAACAGCGTTTCGCCCCGGGCCACGGTGTAGCGGCCCGACGCGGGCACGGCGGCCGTACCCCCCGTTTTGGCCGCGCCAGCCACCAGTGCCGCGCTGGCAGTTGCATCGCCGGGCCCCAGCGGCCGCGGCACCAACACCACCTGCCCAATGCCCAGGCCGTTGGCCACCTGCGGGTTGGCCGCGGCGAGCTGAGCCACGCTCACGTGGTAGCGGCGCGAAAGGGCGGAGAGGGTTTCGCCAGCCCCTACACGGTGGCGCACAAAGCGTTGGCCGCCGCGCATTTCCACGCCAATAGAATCGGCCGGAGCCAAGGCCGGCCTGGGGTTAGGGGCCCCGGGCCCGTACAAAGTAGCTGCGAGCAGCAAAAAGAATCCAGTCATACAAAAAGTCGGCGTTGCGAAAGTCTTGCCAAACCCCGCCGTGGGGGCCGGCGCCTTGGCCGGCGTGGGCAAAATAACGAAAGAATACGCCTATCCCGCCCGCCGGCTGGGGCCCCGGGGCCCCAGCGCGGGCCAAAAGTGCGTTCTTTGGCCCACCCGTCCCCTTATCGCCCGCCCTTCTCCCCGCCCCGCATGGTCCTCGGCCTGATTCCCGCCCGCTACGCCTCCACCCGCCTGCCCGGCAAGCCTTTGGTCGATTTGGGAGGCGTCACCATGATCGAGCGCGTGGTGCGCCAGGCCCAGCAGGCACGCCTCGACCGCGTGGTGGTGGCCACCGACGACGCCCGGATTTTGGCCCACGTGCGCGGCTTCGGGGGCGAGGCCGTGCTCACGCGGCCCGACCACCCCAGCGGCACCGACCGCCTCTACGAGGCGTTCCAGCAATTGGGTAGCCCGGCCGAGGTGCGCGCCATCGTCAACATCCAGGGCGACGAGCCGTTCGTTCACCCAGCCCAAATCAACGCGCTGGTCGATTTTTTTGCTGATGAACGCACCGCGCCCGACATCGCCACGCTGGTGACGCCCGTGCGCAGCGACGAGGAATTGTTCAGCCCGCACTTGCCCAAAGTAGTGCTCAACCAGCGCCAGGAGGCCCTGTACTTCAGCCGCCACCCCCTCCCCTACCAGCGCGGGCGTGCGCCCGCCGAGTGGCTGGCCCACCACCGCTACCTGCGCCACTTGGGCCTGTACGCCTACCGGCCCGCCGTGCTGGCCCGTCTCACCCAGCTGCCCGTGTCGGCCCTCGAAGCGGCCGAGAGCCTGGAGCAGCTGCGCTGGCTGGAAGCCGGCTACGCCATCCGCTGCGCCGAAACCGAATTGGACGCCTTCGGCATCGACACGCCCGAAGACGTGGCCCGCGCCCGGCAGCGGCTGGCCGCTGGCACTTAGGGCCCTGAAAGGGCCCCCAGCGAGCTAGGCCTGGTCCTTGGCGCGGGCCACGGTGTCGTCCTCCTTGCTGGTTTGGCGGCGCTCCTGCTCCATCTCCCTAGACAGGAAGAAGTTCAGGGCCGTGCGGATGACGGCAATGGCCCCGAGCCGGCCAATCTGGTCCCAGCTTGGCGCAATGGATGTGGAGAGGATGTCGGCCCCGAGCTGGAATTCGAGCGCCAGGGCCAAGTAGCGCGAGAGGGTGAGCCGGATAGCTGTAAAATCGGCCGTGCGCCGCGCCCATAGCGCCCGCACCAGCAGCCGCCCGGCCACGGCAATGCCCAGCGCGATGATGAGGGCCCCCACCAGCTCCACGCCCAATTTCAGCCATTGCACCGCGCTGATGACGTGGGCCTCGGCCTGGCCAAACAGGTTAGCGTTTTCGGAGAGCATAGGAAGGGAGATTTCAGCGTAAAAATTTGAGAATGGCCAGCGGCCGCCCAGGCGCCAGCTACGCGGCAGCCGGCCGCGCTACCCGCGCCAGCAGCCACACCGAGCCGCGTTGCAGCAGCACCAGCACTGCCACCAAGCCCACGGCCGGCCCGAACAGCAGCAAGTTGCCCTCGCCCGTGCCGGCCCGAAACGCGAAGTTGAGCGCCGTGGCCACCGCCGGCGGGTGCATGGCGTCGGCAGTCACCATCAGCCCGATGGTGAGCACCAGGGCCCCGGCCGCAGCTGCGTAGGCGGGCCCCAGCGCCGCCGCCCCCAACTGGCTGATGGCCAGGTTACGTACGCTGTTGGTGCGGTGGCGGGGGTCGAGGTAAATCAGAAACGCGCTGGACGCCAGCGAGGCGAACAGCAGCTGCTGGTTGCTGAGCAGCTTCAGCAGCCACAGTAAAAGCAGCACGGTGGCGGTGGGCAGCAAGGCCAGCAGCAGCTCGGCGCGCCCGGCCAGGCGCGGGCGGCCGCCTAGGGGCCCCAGCGGCGCCGGCACTGGGGGCCCCGGCAGCGGGCCGGTGGGCGGGGCATCAGCCACCGATTTTCTTGGCTTTGTAGCCAGTTTGCACCAGCAGGGCCAGGATTTTCTCGCGGAAGTCGCCCTGCACCAAAATTTCGCCGTCTTTGGCACTGCCGCCGCCGCCGCACTTGGTTTTTAGGAGCTTAGCCAGCGCCTGCAGGTCATCGTCGGTGCCCACAAAGCCGGTGATGAGCGTGACCTGCTTGCCGCCGCGCTGCTTTTTGTCGAGCTGCACGCGCAGCTGCTGCTGTTGGGGCGGCAGCGTGGCAGCCGCCGCGTTCAGGTCGGCCGACTGGTACGAGAAGTCGGGGTTGGTGGAGTACACCACCCCGGCGCGGTTGTCTTTCTTCATGGCAAAGGACTTATAATCAACGCTTGCAAAGAGCCGCCGGGGGCCCTACACGGCCACGGCCAGCGCCAGCGGCAGCAGCTCTACGGCAAATTCGGTGGCGTGGCCCAGGTAGTCGCCATCGACGTGGAAGCCCAGCGGGGCCCCGGCGCGCACGTGCGCGTGGGCGGTGTGGAAGTATTCAGCGGCGCGGGTTTCGGGCAGGTTGCCCAGCGCCATGGCCAGGCTCACGCGGACGGCGCGCACCACGGGCAGGGCATCAATCAGGCACACGTCGAGCAGGCCGTCGCGCAGGTCGGCGCGGGGCGCGATGAACACGTCGTTGCCGTACTGCGAGGCGTTGGCGAAGGCCAGCACGTAGCAGTCGGTGGCCCGGCGCTGGCCGTTCATCTCCACTTCCACGGGCACGGGCCGGTAGCGGCGGTATTCGCGCAGCGTCACGCGCAGGTAGGTGCTCAGGCCCCGCGAGCCGGCCCGCGCGAAGTGCTGGGCCACGTGCGCATCGAAGCCCAGCCCCGCCGTGCAGAAAAACGGGTGCCCGTTGAGGCGCCCCACGTCGATGCGGCTAAGGGTGGGCGCGGCCAGCCGGCGCAGGGCCCCGGGCAACCCCAGGGGCACCTTTAAGTGGCGCGCTAGGCCGTTGCCCGAGCCCTGGGGCACGATGCCCAGCGCGGCGGCCGTGCCCAGCAAGCCACGGCCCACTTCGTTCACGGTGCCATCGCCGCCCACAGCCGCCACTACGGCAAAGCCTTCAGCAGCCGCGGCACGGGCCAGCTCCACGGCGTGGCCGGGGCCCTCGGTGTGCCGCACCACGTACGCAGCGGCGGGGTTAGCGCCCCCGAAGTGCCGGGCGATGAGCGCGGGCACGTCGCGGCGGCGGTTGGGCCCCGCGGTGGGGTTCAGAATAAAGCAGGTGTTGGACATGCGAGCAAACCAAGCGGGGCCCCGGGCCCCGCGCGACAAAAAAACCGCCCGCCTCCCCAAAGGAAGCGGGCGGCCCGAATTATTACGGCGCGAAACGTTAGCCGTTCATTTTCTCACCCAGCTGCTGGATCAGGTCCGCGGTGCGGGTCGAGTAGCCGGTTTCGTTGTCGTACCAGCCAATTACCTTGGCCAGCGTGCCGTTGGCCGAGGTCAGCTCCGAGTCGAAGATGCACGAGTGCGGGTTGCCCACGATGTCGATGCTTACGATTGGGTCGGTCACGTACTCGATGATGCCTTTCAGGGGGCCCTCCGCGGCGGCTTTCAGCGCGTCGTTGATTTCCTGCTTGGTCACCTCGCGCTTCAGAATCACGGTCAGGTCGGTCATCGAACCGTCCGGCACGGGCACGCGCATGGCCAAGCCATCCAGTTTGCCTTTCAGCTCGGGCAGCACCAAACCCACCGCTTTGGCGGCGCCAGTGCTGGTGGGGATGATGCTGTAGGCAGCGGCGCGGGCGCGGCGCAGGTCCTTGTGAGGCGCGTCCTGCAGGTTCTGGTCCGAGGTGTAAGCGTGTACCGTCGTGATGTAGCCCTTCTCGATGCCAAACGTGTCGTTCAGCACCTTAGCCATGGGCGCCAAGCAGTTGGTCGTGCAGCTAGCGTTCGAGATAATGGTTTCGTTGCCGGTCAGGGTGTCTTCGTTCACGCCAAGCACCACCGTCGGGATGTTTCCGGTAGCAGGCGCCGAAATCACCACTTTCTTGGCGCCAGCCGTGATGTGCTGGCCTGCGCCGGCCTCGTCCACAAAGCGGCCCGTGCTTTCAAGCACGATGTCCACGCCCATTTTGCCCCAGGGCAACAGCTTGGGGTCGCGCTCGGCGAGGGCCACAATGTGCTGGCCGTTCACGGTCAAGCTGTTGTCGTCGTAGCTCACCGTTCCGTCGAAACGGCCGTGCACCGAGTCGTACTTGAGCAGGTGGGCGAGGGTTTTGTTATCGGTGAGGTCGTTGATAGCGACGATTTCCACGTTGTCGCGGCCCAACAGGGCCTTAAACGTGAGGCGGCCGATGCGGCCGAAGCCGTTGATGGCGACTTTGATTTTTGCCATTGGTAGCAAGAAAAAAAAAGGTGGCAAGCCGCCCCTTCGGCGGCTTGGTAAAACGCGGGGCGAAGATAGCAGGAAGCCCGGCGCCCAGCCACCAGCTTTTACAAAACCGAACTCCCGGGGGCTACTCCGCTCCCGTCCCACCCCCGAGTTCGCAATTTTTCGGTCTGAAAAACAAGCCAGTTACGTCTTAGCCAGCATTTTTTTTGCGCCCTCCCCTTGCCCAGCAAAATGACGCCCGTATCTTTGCACCACCAAAACAAAAAACGGTCCGTTCGTCTAGGGGTTAGGACAGTAGATTTTCATTCTACCAACAGGGGTTCGATTCCCCTACGGACTACAAAAAAGGCCCTCACAGCAATGTGAGGGCCTTTTTTATTATCTCCGTGTCAGTTTCCGTGTCAGTTTTTAGCCGACCAGGTACTTGGCCACGGTGCTGGGCGACATCTTCAGGGCCCGGCTGATGGCCTGATTCGAGGCCCCGTCGGCCTTGAGTCGATGTAGTTGGTCGATTACCTCCTGGCCCTTGGTGGGGGCCCCAAGCTTCACGCCGGCTGCCCGCTTCTTATCTAGTGCTGCTTTGGTGTTCTCCCGAATCTTGATCAGGTCCTGGGCAGCAATGGTGGCCAGCATCGAGACGATGACGTCGCCGAAGGGCCCCAGCGAATCGAGGTACGGCTCGGTGAAGGATTTATAAGCCACGCCGTGGCTGGCCAGCTCCTTCAGGTACTTCAGCGTGGCCAGGGCCCCCTCGCGGCTGAAGCGGTCCAGGCGCCAGAACACCACCAAGTCGAACTTCTTCTGGTAGGCTTCGAGCAACAGGGCCTTGAACTCGGCGCGGTCGGCGCTGCCCCCAGACTCTTCGTCGGTAAACACTTTATAGAGGGTGCCGTGCTGCTCAGCGAAAGCCCGCAGCTGGTGCAGTTGGTTCTCGGTGTCCTGGCCCTTGGTCTTCGTTGACACGCGAGCGTAGATGGCGACTCGCATATCTAACTGTTTTTAGCTAGGCTTTTGTCCTAAGTAGTATTCCTTAAGCGAAGCAATTATTGGGTCAAATACAGGTTTTACGGTATTGAAAGCGTGAAGGAACGCGATTGTTTCTTCGTATATTTTCCCGTAATCTTCTAGTAGTTCTTTGGTTATTTTTATGGAAACTAATCCCTTCGATGTATCTAAATAGGTTATGTACCACTCATAAGTAGAAAGACGTCCAGGCTTAGGGGTAAGGCGCCTTTTACCTAACTCGTTAGGATATACAACTTTACTATTCACAAAACCCTCTGGAGCGACACATAATAAACGTAATTTTCCGTGAGTAAATATATTACGATAGCTCACAAAGCACTCTAGACTAGTACGAAGTGCTCGACTAAGCAAATGATTTGTCTCTTGGTCCCTTTTTACATAACTCACAACATTATTTTTTAGAGTCATAAAGTCTTTGGCACCTGGCACATTCAATTCTTCTTCAGTCTTACCTAATACAGTTTTATTAATTTTAAGAAATTGGCTGTTGATATACTCAGCATTGCTAACAAGATTAACTATTAGATTTCGTACATGAATGTACATATACACTACCTCAGGCGATATGGCTTCGCCTGGTACAGTCCAGACTATTGACTGACCGGTTGGCAAGAAGTCGCGGTTGTCGAAGGAGACCATTCCGAAGTTCGCATGCTGCTTAAGGCCCATGAAAGATTCAGTGTAGGTCATATCGAAGTCATTAAAAAAAGTTGCACTAGCGACAATCAGCTCCTTGGGGTCTATCAATGACATGAGTAGAAGGGTTAAAAGTATTTAGTCCAGATACCGAAAGGCTATCCGCGAACACAATATAGACCATCCAATATACGGTCGTATTTTGGAGGGGAACCGACCCCACGCAAACGGCTCGGAAACGCAGGTTTTCCGGGCCGTTTTTCTACACCGTTTTTTGGAGGCCTCAACTGACCGCCCGGCGGCTGCGGATGGCCGAGTTCTGGCGCACCTGCTTGTTCTCGTCGAGGCCGGCCTGCGTGTCGCGCAGGTTCAGGTTCACGTGCAGGTTTTGCTGCCAAGTTTTGACGTCGACCAGGGCTACACGGGCGAAGAGACGGAATATGCTGCTGCTGTGCACAACATTGACTTACAAGTCATTAAAAAACCAGAAGACCAGACCGGCTTCGTGTCGCTGCCCCGGCGCTGGGCGGTCGAACGCAGCTTCGCCTGGTGCAGCCGCTTTCGCCGGCTGGCCCGCGACCACGAACGGCTCAGCACCACCTTGCAGCAGCTCCATCTCGTTGTCTTCGCCTGTATCATACTCGCCAGAAACGCCAACAGTGCATAACAGGGCGCTGGTTGGGGCCGAAAACAGTTGAGTTAAGCAGCAAGGCAGTAGAATAGTACACTACAGCGCAAGCAGGCTGTTTTGCCCATTCGCGCGCCCTACTGGTATAATTCGGCCCTGCGGCTACTTTTTTACCACCAAATCCATGCCGCACTTCGGGCATTTACCGGGCTGGTCGGCCACTACTTCGGGGTGCATGGGGCAAGTGTACTGGGTAGCCATGCCAGCGGGGGCGGCAGTGCTGTCGGAAGCGGCTGCCGTGGTGGCGGGGGCAGTCGTGGTGGTTTCGTTGATGCGCTTGTTATCGGAGCAGCTGGTGGCGAAGGTGAGGCTGGCCAGGGCCAGGGTGTAGGTGAGAAACTTGTTCATGGGATTGAGAAAAATGAAAAAAGAGTAAGGCTGAGCCGCAGCCCGAAACGGGGTTGAAATAATTGGTTGAGGCACTACATGGCCATGCCGCTCATGTGGTCGTCGTCGGCTCCCTGGCGCAAGGTGAACTCGCTTTCCAGCAGATAGGCCCCGGTGGTCACCACCGTATCGCCGGCTTGTAGGCCCACGAGCACCGGCACCGCTATGGCGGTGACTTCGCCCAGGCGCACCCGCACCCGCCGAAACTGCCGCTCGCCGGTTTGCTTCCATACGTAGCTCATGGTCCCGTTGTGAATAATAGCGGCTGGTGGCACAAGAAGCGTCTTCTTAGCAGCAGCAGCAGTAACTAAAGCATCGGGGCGGGTATCGGGGGCCACTGGAAGGGCATCGAGTAGCACGTTGGCCTGGGCACCGGGCAGGAGGCGGCCGTTGGGGTTAGGCACCTCGATGCGGGCCAGCGTCAGTTGGCTGCTGCCGCTCAGTTCGGGGCTCAGAAACACGACTTTGCCCCGCACCGCCTTGGCCTGGCCCGCCACCTGCACGGCTACCGTCTGGCCGAGGGGCAACCGGTTGGCTTCGGCTGGGTAGAGCTGCGCTTCCACCCACACGCTACTTAAGTCCGTGAGGGTGAGAATGGAGAAACCTTCGGCCACGTACTGGCCCTGCACGACACCAAGGGTTTGCACCGTGCCCGAGCGGAGGCTATAGTAAGTTACCAGGGAGCTGGGCTTGCCGCTTTGGGCCAACTGCCGCAGCTGCGCCCCCGACACGCCGAGCAGCCGCAGCTTCTGAGCAGTGGCTTCGGCAAAGTAGCGGTAGGTAGGCTCGGCCACCTGCAGGTCCTGCGCCAAGGCCAGCAGGTACTCGCGCTGCAGGGTTTGCAGCTCCTCGCTATACACCGCAAACAGCGGCTCGCCCCGCCGCAGCTGCTGCCCGGTCTGGCGTACGTAGAGCTTCTCGACCCGGCCCGCCACCCGGCTGCTAATGCTTTCGGTGCGCCGGGCATTGGCCGTCACGGTGCCGGTCAGCACGGCCTGGGGCGCGGGCATATCGGTTTGGAGAATGCCGACGGTGGAAGCTGGACCAGCGCCCAGGGTCTGGACCTGTATGTTGCCCAGTGCCAGTTGCTGGGCACTGAGGATGAGGTCGTTGGTAGCTAAATTGGTGTCCGGCAGCTGGCTGATGGCCGGGCGGCTCGACATTTTTACCAGGTCCATACCGCAAATGGGGCAGCTGCCAGGCTGCTTTTCGCGCACCTGCGGGTGCATGGGGCAGGTATATACGGCTGAGGCCGACGCCGGCTTTTGGGCGGCAGGTGGCTGCACCGCCACCAGGTGCATGTGGCAGATAGGGCAGTCTCCCGGCGCATCGACATGGATTTGCGGGTGCATCGGGCAAGTATAGTAAGCCACTGACTTGGCAGTTTGGTCAGGGTCAGCCTGCTGACAGGCCGCCGCACTGAGCAGCAGTCCGGCCAGCAGCAGCGTCAGCCACGGCCGCCAGCGGGTTTGCCGAAGCTTTTTCTGGAGTAGCTTAATCATGGACGGGCGGGTTGACGGTGTTAGCTGAGGTTTGAATGAACCCTTCGCTATCGATGAGATACTGGCCATTGACAGCCACTTCTTCGGAGCCGGTGAGGCCGCGCAGCACCTGCGCTTGGGTGGCGGTGCGCTGGCCGACCTGCACGGCCACCGGCACAAACGTGGTACCGCGCCGCACGAAGGTCACCTGCCGGGTACCGAGGTCCACCACGGCGGCGCGGGGCAGCCATAAGCTCCCGGCCCCGGCCGTGGCAGCCGAGGGCACCAGCTGCCCGGTCAGGCGCTGGCCGCGCCGCAGCCGGCCCTGCGAATTGGGCAAGTACACCCGCACAGCCGCCACACTGGCCCCGGAACGGAACTCGGGCTCCACCAAATCGAGGCGAGCCGTACGGGGCGGCAGGCCGGTGCCTTCGGCCACCACGCGCAATTGCTGGCCGGGCCGCAGCCGGCCTAGCTCGGCCGACGTGGGCTGAAAAATACCCCACACTTGGTCGGTATTCACCACCTGAAACAGCGTCTGGCCGGTGCTCACGTAATCTCCTTCCGTTAGGATTAGCGCCTGGGGCTGCGCTGGGCCGGCCGCCGAATTGCCCGCCGGCCCATTTGGTGCGCCGGCACTCATGCCCGGCTCGGGGGGGGTGCTCACACCTCCGGTGGCGGCGGCAGGAATTGATGCGGCAGCCGCCAAGGTTTCCACCACGTAGCCATTGTAGGGGCTAAAAATGGCCACCCGATAGTTGGGCCGGCGGGTGCGGGCCAGGTCGCGCAACTGCTGGTCGGTGAGGCCCAACAGGCGCAGTTTCTGGCGGGCACCGCCCACCAGCGGCGCGTTGTCGGCATCGTTCTCCAGCACAAAAATCAACTCCTGCTCGGCGGTCACCAGCTCGGGGCTGTAGAGTTCGAGCAGCTTCTGTCCCCGCCGCACCGGCTGGTAGTTGAAGCGTACCGCCAGCCGCTCGATGCGCCCGCCGAAGCGCGCCGCTACCGCCCGGCTGCGGCGCGGGTCGTAGTCCACCACGCCCGGCAGAGTGAGCGTATCGGCCGCCGCGCCCTCGGCTACGGGGCGCACCGTGGCCACGGCCGCCAGCACGGCCGCGTTGGGGGCCTGGCTCACTTGGTTTAGGTCGGCAGGAGTAGCCGCAGCGGCGGCATCATTATTCATCACTTTGGGCACCAGGTCCATGCCGCAGATGGGACACTGGCCGGGGGCGTCGCGCACAATCTGGGGGTGCATGGGGCAGGTGTACTGCATGGCCGCCGAGCTGGCCACCGGCTGGGCGGGGGCCTGCGACTCAGGGCCGTGGGACTGGCCGTGGCAGCTGGCCAGTAGCGTTAGCGCCAGCAGCCGGGCCAGCAGCCGGGCGGGCAAATAGCGGCGGGGACTATTGCTCAAGTTCCTGGTCATAGCGCACGTGGAGGGTCATCAATTCGTACTGGGCATCGAGATATTGCAGCCGGGCCATCAGCCAGGCATCGAGGGCTTCGACCACGGCAGGCAGTTGGGCGGTGTTCTGCTGATAGGTCAGTAGCGTGACCTGGTAGGTTTTGCGCAGGGCGGGTAGTACGC
This genomic stretch from Hymenobacter sp. PAMC 26628 harbors:
- a CDS encoding diacylglycerol/lipid kinase family protein; the encoded protein is MSNTCFILNPTAGPNRRRDVPALIARHFGGANPAAAYVVRHTEGPGHAVELARAAAAEGFAVVAAVGGDGTVNEVGRGLLGTAAALGIVPQGSGNGLARHLKVPLGLPGALRRLAAPTLSRIDVGRLNGHPFFCTAGLGFDAHVAQHFARAGSRGLSTYLRVTLREYRRYRPVPVEVEMNGQRRATDCYVLAFANASQYGNDVFIAPRADLRDGLLDVCLIDALPVVRAVRVSLAMALGNLPETRAAEYFHTAHAHVRAGAPLGFHVDGDYLGHATEFAVELLPLALAVAV
- the kdsB gene encoding 3-deoxy-manno-octulosonate cytidylyltransferase, which translates into the protein MVLGLIPARYASTRLPGKPLVDLGGVTMIERVVRQAQQARLDRVVVATDDARILAHVRGFGGEAVLTRPDHPSGTDRLYEAFQQLGSPAEVRAIVNIQGDEPFVHPAQINALVDFFADERTAPDIATLVTPVRSDEELFSPHLPKVVLNQRQEALYFSRHPLPYQRGRAPAEWLAHHRYLRHLGLYAYRPAVLARLTQLPVSALEAAESLEQLRWLEAGYAIRCAETELDAFGIDTPEDVARARQRLAAGT
- a CDS encoding LysM peptidoglycan-binding domain-containing protein, with the protein product MTGFFLLLAATLYGPGAPNPRPALAPADSIGVEMRGGQRFVRHRVGAGETLSALSRRYHVSVAQLAAANPQVANGLGIGQVVLVPRPLGPGDATASAALVAGAAKTGGTAAVPASGRYTVARGETLFAIARRFQLTPDELIKLNSLPANGRVRVGQQLLLGAPAVAAAAPALAAPPLKTPAPTVAPVPDKPAQVATVTPATLADKEAPKEIDRPTERAPTRASELAGRVTDSGMAAGIDNNGTDKYLALHKTAPVGTIMQVKNSMNGQSVYVRVIGKLPDTGENNNILVRLSPRAVQKLGTTDQRFRVETSYVP
- a CDS encoding HPP family protein, which gives rise to MADAPPTGPLPGPPVPAPLGPLGGRPRLAGRAELLLALLPTATVLLLLWLLKLLSNQQLLFASLASSAFLIYLDPRHRTNSVRNLAISQLGAAALGPAYAAAAGALVLTIGLMVTADAMHPPAVATALNFAFRAGTGEGNLLLFGPAVGLVAVLVLLQRGSVWLLARVARPAAA
- the gap gene encoding type I glyceraldehyde-3-phosphate dehydrogenase yields the protein MAKIKVAINGFGRIGRLTFKALLGRDNVEIVAINDLTDNKTLAHLLKYDSVHGRFDGTVSYDDNSLTVNGQHIVALAERDPKLLPWGKMGVDIVLESTGRFVDEAGAGQHITAGAKKVVISAPATGNIPTVVLGVNEDTLTGNETIISNASCTTNCLAPMAKVLNDTFGIEKGYITTVHAYTSDQNLQDAPHKDLRRARAAAYSIIPTSTGAAKAVGLVLPELKGKLDGLAMRVPVPDGSMTDLTVILKREVTKQEINDALKAAAEGPLKGIIEYVTDPIVSIDIVGNPHSCIFDSELTSANGTLAKVIGWYDNETGYSTRTADLIQQLGEKMNG
- a CDS encoding translation initiation factor; this encodes MKKDNRAGVVYSTNPDFSYQSADLNAAAATLPPQQQQLRVQLDKKQRGGKQVTLITGFVGTDDDLQALAKLLKTKCGGGGSAKDGEILVQGDFREKILALLVQTGYKAKKIGG
- a CDS encoding DUF1622 domain-containing protein, producing the protein MLSENANLFGQAEAHVISAVQWLKLGVELVGALIIALGIAVAGRLLVRALWARRTADFTAIRLTLSRYLALALEFQLGADILSTSIAPSWDQIGRLGAIAVIRTALNFFLSREMEQERRQTSKEDDTVARAKDQA
- a CDS encoding TIGR02757 family protein; its protein translation is MKNLAHLRHQLDAQYDRYNRPEFIQNDPIQIPHRFTQRQDVEIAALFAALLAWGQRPTIINKCNELLRRMDDAPYQFVTQHHDEDLKKLLGFCHRTFCDTDLLYFVHFLRDWYGQHDTLETAFLIGATQRERLMNFHNRFFSLPDAPARTRKHVATPARKSACKRVNMYLRWLVRRDDRGVDFGLWTRLSPADLIMPIDLHVERQARPLGLLTRKLVDWEAAEELTANLRELDPLDPVKYDFALFGAGVDK
- a CDS encoding heavy metal-binding domain-containing protein, which produces MNKFLTYTLALASLTFATSCSDNKRINETTTTAPATTAAASDSTAAPAGMATQYTCPMHPEVVADQPGKCPKCGMDLVVKK
- a CDS encoding recombinase family protein; its protein translation is MRVAIYARVSTKTKGQDTENQLHQLRAFAEQHGTLYKVFTDEESGGSADRAEFKALLLEAYQKKFDLVVFWRLDRFSREGALATLKYLKELASHGVAYKSFTEPYLDSLGPFGDVIVSMLATIAAQDLIKIRENTKAALDKKRAAGVKLGAPTKGQEVIDQLHRLKADGASNQAISRALKMSPSTVAKYLVG